Proteins co-encoded in one Nonlabens agnitus genomic window:
- a CDS encoding nitroreductase family protein yields the protein MKTLLETIQQRRSQFPAEYTGEPIAEEHLHEILEAARWAPNHKKTQPWKYKVVRGAGLQKLSAFMGEQFEKSTGKSGSMKTKKMAEKMQQSSAIILIFLNRDKKESIPEWEEVAAVSMSVQNMWLMTHQLGYGAYWSSPKSFANMNEFEAIETSPNGQFLGFFYMGTVANQSADLPKRKSIEEFTEFID from the coding sequence ATGAAAACACTGTTAGAAACCATACAACAACGTCGATCGCAATTTCCAGCGGAATATACAGGTGAGCCCATTGCAGAGGAGCATCTTCACGAAATTCTGGAAGCAGCGCGATGGGCTCCCAACCATAAAAAAACACAACCGTGGAAATATAAGGTGGTGCGTGGTGCTGGCTTGCAAAAACTGAGCGCCTTTATGGGCGAGCAGTTTGAAAAAAGTACTGGAAAATCTGGCAGCATGAAGACCAAAAAGATGGCCGAAAAGATGCAGCAATCATCTGCCATCATTCTCATTTTTCTCAATAGGGACAAGAAGGAAAGCATCCCAGAATGGGAAGAGGTTGCTGCGGTTTCCATGAGCGTGCAAAATATGTGGCTTATGACCCATCAATTGGGTTATGGCGCTTACTGGAGCTCGCCTAAGAGTTTTGCAAACATGAACGAATTTGAGGCGATTGAAACCAGTCCCAACGGTCAATTTCTAGGTTTTTTCTACATGGGAACCGTAGCAAATCAATCTGCCGATTTGCCCAAGCGCAAATCCATCGAGGAATTCACAGAGTTTATCGACTGA
- a CDS encoding DEAD/DEAH box helicase has product MENFEALGLSQPLLDGLAEMGFETPTEIQQQSIPILLKHDGDFIGLAQTGTGKTAAFGLPLLDLIDINSRETQALILAPTRELAQQICGQMEQMSQKMGKLNVVPVFGGANIMTQIREIRRGAQIVVATPGRLMDLMKRKEVNLDSLKFMVLDEADEMLNMGFKEDIDFILSKSDGGRRIWLFSATMAREIKRIVDTYMVQPEEVRVNQENIVNTNIEHQSVQLKASDKTEALRRYLDYHEDMFGVVFCRTKRDTQKVADELNNNGYATEALHGDMSQAQRDAAMKRFRDKNLKLLIATDVAARGIDVDDITHVIHFALPDDPEFYAHRSGRTARAGKKGVSLALITKGDNRKLKYIASKLGINFAPAEVPALDAITEKRISRWSDNLKNQEVNPKISDELMTSVVERLEDISKEDLIAKLLTKEYNSIYKRNSIKDVNDRSKGRDDDRGGRGERGGRDRGRKNDRGKEEGMKTYFINLGRKDNINKGALLGYVCDVTGLTGDDIGRIVLDGAHSFMDVKEEVASQMLKVNGTQRDGRELRVDEHHGKVTESRDRGGRSGGFKGKRDGGGFKGRRSDGDSGGGFKGRRSNGDFGSAPRSGGFKGRSTKTTDSDAGRDRSSSKGGKKGSGRSKFFGKKWD; this is encoded by the coding sequence TTGGAAAATTTTGAAGCCTTAGGGCTCTCACAGCCGTTACTAGACGGCCTCGCTGAAATGGGGTTTGAAACCCCAACAGAGATTCAGCAACAGTCCATTCCCATTTTATTGAAACACGACGGAGACTTCATAGGTCTTGCGCAAACTGGTACGGGAAAAACTGCTGCTTTTGGTTTACCCTTATTGGATCTTATAGATATTAACTCGAGAGAAACGCAAGCATTGATTCTTGCACCTACTCGAGAACTTGCCCAGCAAATTTGTGGGCAAATGGAGCAAATGTCCCAAAAGATGGGCAAGCTTAACGTGGTTCCTGTTTTTGGTGGTGCCAACATCATGACACAAATACGCGAGATACGTCGCGGTGCGCAGATTGTTGTGGCCACGCCTGGTCGTTTGATGGACCTAATGAAACGTAAGGAAGTCAACCTTGACTCTCTTAAATTCATGGTGCTGGATGAAGCAGATGAAATGCTTAACATGGGCTTCAAGGAAGACATCGACTTTATTCTTTCAAAGAGTGATGGCGGTCGCAGGATCTGGTTGTTTAGTGCTACCATGGCGCGTGAGATCAAGCGCATTGTAGATACGTACATGGTGCAACCAGAAGAAGTACGTGTCAATCAAGAAAACATTGTCAACACCAACATTGAGCACCAGTCGGTACAACTCAAGGCGTCTGATAAGACAGAAGCATTGCGTCGTTACCTGGATTATCATGAAGATATGTTTGGTGTGGTGTTTTGTCGCACCAAACGCGATACTCAAAAAGTAGCAGATGAGCTGAACAACAACGGCTACGCCACTGAGGCACTACATGGTGACATGTCACAAGCGCAACGCGATGCTGCGATGAAGAGATTCCGTGATAAGAATTTGAAACTTTTGATCGCGACAGACGTTGCTGCTCGTGGTATCGATGTTGATGATATCACGCACGTGATTCACTTTGCCTTACCAGATGATCCAGAGTTTTATGCGCACCGTTCTGGTCGTACTGCTCGTGCTGGCAAAAAAGGAGTATCACTAGCGTTGATTACTAAAGGTGATAACCGAAAGCTTAAATATATCGCCAGTAAATTGGGAATCAACTTTGCACCTGCAGAGGTTCCCGCACTGGATGCCATTACTGAAAAGCGTATTTCTCGCTGGTCAGACAACCTAAAAAATCAAGAGGTCAATCCTAAGATAAGCGACGAGCTTATGACGAGTGTGGTAGAGAGATTGGAAGATATTTCCAAAGAAGATCTTATTGCCAAGTTATTGACTAAAGAATATAACTCCATCTATAAACGCAATTCCATCAAAGATGTGAACGACCGTTCCAAAGGACGTGACGATGATCGCGGTGGTAGAGGTGAACGTGGTGGTCGTGATCGTGGTCGCAAGAATGATAGAGGTAAGGAAGAAGGAATGAAAACCTACTTTATCAATCTAGGCCGCAAGGACAACATTAATAAAGGTGCCTTGTTAGGCTACGTATGTGATGTTACCGGTCTTACTGGTGACGATATAGGACGTATCGTTCTGGATGGCGCACACTCTTTTATGGATGTAAAAGAAGAAGTTGCCTCTCAAATGCTCAAGGTTAACGGTACGCAACGCGATGGTCGCGAATTGAGAGTTGATGAGCATCATGGTAAGGTAACAGAATCCAGAGATCGTGGTGGTCGTAGTGGTGGCTTTAAAGGCAAACGCGATGGCGGTGGTTTTAAAGGCCGCAGATCAGATGGTGATTCTGGTGGTGGATTCAAAGGGCGACGTTCTAACGGTGATTTTGGATCTGCACCTAGATCTGGTGGCTTTAAAGGTCGCAGTACCAAAACAACCGATAGCGACGCTGGAAGAGACCGTTCGTCTTCCAAAGGCGGAAAAAAAGGATCTGGAAGATCTAAGTTTTTTGGCAAGAAATGGGACTGA
- a CDS encoding peptidase associated/transthyretin-like domain-containing protein, with the protein MKSFELKIDQPCSENWQDMTSRENGSFCSACQKTVIDLTMLSKNELSAKFSKKKAGHCVRISEDQMSTLMAKSDFFDDFSIPFSSTAATVFIAGALLGPAAYAEDATVSLTHLVDQQTSSSDLRRYLEAGKSSNCEVLEPIVFKGTVTSESNNEPIENAKIIFISQNTVLVAYTDSKGSFKLPIPENQVNAKNLVRMSFDKALGNNLNQYGDTDFIYTREELIESQKVKAQPKRFILGYVTSTRVVGEPLALYRGNEIDFKDLRWAISGKKGKFNLNGKTYEHFNPEISQEVFGKKAKYGLYVVIDETLNH; encoded by the coding sequence ATGAAAAGTTTCGAATTAAAAATTGATCAACCTTGTTCAGAAAATTGGCAAGACATGACCTCTAGGGAAAATGGTAGTTTCTGTTCTGCATGTCAGAAAACAGTGATTGATCTTACCATGTTATCTAAAAACGAATTATCCGCAAAATTTTCAAAGAAAAAAGCTGGGCATTGTGTGAGAATAAGCGAGGATCAAATGTCCACCCTAATGGCAAAAAGTGATTTCTTTGATGATTTTTCAATTCCATTTTCATCAACAGCGGCAACTGTTTTTATTGCTGGTGCACTTTTAGGTCCGGCTGCTTATGCAGAAGATGCAACTGTAAGTTTGACTCATTTAGTTGATCAACAAACTTCATCAAGTGATTTGAGAAGGTATTTGGAAGCTGGTAAGTCTAGTAATTGTGAAGTTTTAGAGCCGATTGTATTTAAAGGAACTGTTACTTCAGAATCTAACAATGAACCTATAGAAAACGCAAAAATTATTTTTATCTCTCAAAACACAGTATTAGTAGCTTACACAGATAGTAAGGGTTCGTTCAAACTGCCAATCCCGGAAAATCAAGTTAACGCAAAAAACTTAGTAAGGATGAGCTTTGATAAAGCGTTAGGAAATAATTTGAATCAATACGGCGATACTGATTTTATATACACCAGAGAGGAATTGATAGAATCACAAAAAGTAAAAGCTCAGCCGAAAAGATTTATTCTAGGTTACGTTACGTCGACTCGCGTTGTTGGTGAACCATTGGCCTTGTATCGAGGAAATGAAATTGATTTTAAGGATCTAAGATGGGCAATTTCGGGAAAAAAAGGAAAATTTAACTTAAATGGTAAAACGTATGAGCATTTTAATCCTGAGATTTCTCAAGAGGTCTTTGGCAAGAAAGCTAAATACGGTTTGTATGTGGTTATTGATGAGACCTTAAACCATTAA
- a CDS encoding DUF5686 and carboxypeptidase regulatory-like domain-containing protein yields the protein MKVFYAFIFLIPFLSISQIKGTVTDSSGEPIPFVSIFVKDTYTGTSSNVDGVYSLDVKKTGKITIVFQSLGYQTNEVSVTVDQLPYSLDTTLQSETTSLDEVVVRSDENPADRVIREAIRNRGANRLKSSSYTASFYSRGLWRMDDVPEKFLGQEIGDLNGSLDSLTRSGIIYLSETVSNISYQAPDNFKEFITASKISGDDQGFSANSAEQANFDFYNNNIDLNNRIVSPIADYAFSYYKYKLLGTFYDTNNFLINKIEVISRRPKDNTFNGVIYIVEDQWTIYGLELTTTGQNINVPAIKELTFAQDFSYESKTKDWVKRTQNITFSFGLFGFKGNGRFIANYSDYNFNPQFDKKTFGAEVLAFKPEANKKDSLFWKKIRPVPLTMDETREYVKKDSIAAVRNDPKYKDSVDRVENKFGALDVLTGYTYRDSNENYRISYEGVIGAGNFQGFNTVQGFVLGSGVNFSKGFDDDYNRSLYTAVNFNYGTSDDRLRYDGRISYRFNRTNRRSITLSGGTQVSQINATNPITGLENSISSLFFERNFAKFFERDFARISYSEEVTNGFFLGGSIGYENRQPLQNTTDQVWFTQSDVDYTPNNPLFLDQNRLAFIDNHDLLKVSAGLTIRPGQKYQSYPDQKFNIVNEKYPTIRLAYEGGFAASNSNYNYQQISASIWQNFDQGNLGRSSYWVNAGTFFNADGISLVDAQHFNGNQLRYKLAALNPYGFGLLDYYDYSTNESYAQAHVQHDFKGFILGKIPGINLLNYDLIVSGKALMTQRKPYFEVSAGIDNIGFGSFRPFRVDYVRSITSGRNYGAFVVGINFGL from the coding sequence ATGAAAGTATTTTACGCGTTTATTTTTCTCATTCCATTTTTATCCATTTCTCAAATTAAAGGTACCGTTACTGATTCTAGTGGTGAACCTATCCCGTTTGTGAGCATTTTTGTCAAAGACACCTACACAGGCACATCTTCAAATGTGGACGGCGTCTACAGTCTGGACGTAAAAAAAACAGGAAAAATTACGATCGTTTTTCAAAGTTTGGGCTACCAGACCAACGAAGTGAGCGTCACCGTTGATCAGCTGCCTTATAGTTTAGACACAACGCTGCAAAGCGAGACTACCTCGCTGGACGAAGTCGTCGTGCGCAGCGATGAGAATCCAGCAGACCGTGTGATACGTGAGGCGATCAGGAACAGAGGAGCAAATCGGCTTAAGAGTTCCAGCTATACTGCAAGTTTCTATTCTCGAGGCCTATGGCGCATGGATGATGTTCCAGAAAAATTCTTGGGGCAGGAAATAGGTGATTTGAATGGATCTCTCGATTCTCTTACTCGCAGCGGTATCATTTACCTATCAGAAACAGTAAGTAATATCTCCTATCAGGCACCAGATAATTTTAAGGAGTTCATTACGGCCAGTAAAATAAGCGGCGATGATCAAGGTTTTAGCGCTAATAGTGCAGAGCAGGCCAACTTTGATTTCTACAACAACAATATTGATTTGAATAATAGGATCGTCTCTCCTATTGCAGATTATGCTTTCAGTTACTACAAATACAAATTGTTGGGAACCTTCTACGACACTAATAATTTCTTGATCAACAAGATTGAAGTCATTTCTCGCAGGCCTAAAGACAACACCTTTAATGGTGTAATTTATATCGTGGAAGATCAATGGACTATCTACGGTCTGGAACTCACTACAACTGGCCAAAATATAAATGTGCCGGCCATTAAGGAATTGACCTTTGCACAAGATTTCTCATATGAATCCAAAACTAAGGATTGGGTCAAGCGCACCCAAAACATCACATTCTCCTTTGGGCTTTTTGGCTTTAAGGGTAACGGCAGATTCATAGCCAATTATTCTGATTATAATTTCAATCCGCAGTTTGATAAAAAGACCTTTGGAGCAGAAGTTCTAGCCTTCAAGCCAGAGGCCAACAAGAAAGACAGCTTGTTCTGGAAAAAGATCAGACCAGTGCCACTTACCATGGACGAAACAAGAGAATACGTCAAGAAAGATAGTATTGCGGCAGTGCGTAACGACCCTAAGTATAAGGATAGCGTCGATCGTGTGGAAAATAAATTTGGCGCACTGGATGTTCTCACGGGTTACACCTATCGCGACTCCAACGAGAACTATCGCATAAGTTATGAAGGCGTCATAGGCGCAGGTAATTTTCAGGGCTTCAACACCGTACAGGGATTTGTACTAGGTAGCGGCGTCAATTTCTCTAAAGGCTTTGATGACGACTACAACCGCAGCTTGTACACCGCTGTAAATTTTAATTATGGTACTAGCGATGACCGGTTGCGGTATGACGGTCGTATTTCTTATAGATTCAACCGTACCAATCGCAGGAGCATTACCCTTTCAGGTGGTACACAGGTATCACAAATCAACGCTACCAATCCTATTACTGGATTGGAAAATTCCATTTCCAGTCTGTTTTTTGAACGCAATTTTGCCAAGTTTTTTGAACGCGATTTTGCAAGAATCAGCTATTCTGAAGAAGTTACTAATGGCTTTTTCCTAGGTGGCTCCATAGGCTATGAAAACCGCCAACCGCTACAGAACACTACTGACCAAGTATGGTTCACCCAATCTGATGTGGATTATACGCCTAACAATCCGTTATTTCTGGATCAAAATAGATTGGCTTTTATTGATAATCATGACTTGCTCAAGGTAAGTGCTGGATTGACCATACGACCTGGCCAAAAATACCAGAGCTATCCAGATCAAAAATTCAACATCGTCAATGAAAAGTACCCTACCATAAGATTGGCATATGAAGGTGGCTTTGCGGCCAGCAACAGTAATTACAACTATCAGCAGATTAGTGCCAGCATCTGGCAAAACTTTGATCAAGGCAATCTGGGACGCAGTAGTTATTGGGTCAATGCAGGAACCTTTTTCAATGCAGACGGCATCTCGCTGGTAGATGCGCAGCATTTTAACGGCAACCAATTAAGATATAAGCTTGCCGCCTTGAATCCCTACGGTTTTGGATTGTTGGATTACTACGATTACAGCACTAATGAATCCTATGCTCAAGCACACGTACAGCACGACTTTAAAGGCTTTATCCTTGGGAAGATTCCTGGTATCAACCTACTCAATTACGATTTGATCGTGAGCGGTAAAGCGCTCATGACCCAGCGCAAGCCCTATTTTGAGGTAAGTGCAGGAATCGATAACATAGGTTTTGGTAGTTTTAGGCCATTCCGTGTGGATTATGTGCGCAGCATCACCAGCGGTAGAAACTATGGAGCTTTTGTGGTTGGGATTAATTTTGGGTTGTAG
- a CDS encoding Hpt domain-containing protein has translation MSKNDILELEQLRESFGDDPETFVAVLEMFMQEVPMDYDDLISKMGQEDYYASGLLAHKVKSSYRMLGMEKETLLLQEIEDRAKRKENTHEIPVLFKQFQDGYEEGLKLIMRTIKHLKKKI, from the coding sequence ATGAGCAAGAACGATATACTTGAATTAGAACAGTTACGGGAATCCTTTGGTGATGATCCTGAAACTTTTGTTGCGGTACTGGAAATGTTCATGCAAGAGGTTCCCATGGATTATGACGACCTCATAAGCAAAATGGGCCAAGAAGATTATTATGCCTCTGGTTTACTTGCCCATAAAGTCAAGAGCAGCTACCGCATGCTGGGCATGGAAAAGGAAACTTTATTACTACAAGAAATTGAGGATAGGGCAAAACGCAAGGAGAATACCCATGAGATTCCAGTGCTATTTAAACAATTTCAAGATGGTTATGAAGAAGGTTTAAAACTGATCATGCGCACCATCAAGCATCTTAAAAAGAAGATATAA
- a CDS encoding YifB family Mg chelatase-like AAA ATPase: protein MLTKVYGSAVFGVEAQTITVEVNAATGIGYHLVGLPDKAISESSYRIAAALTNVGYKMPGKKLIINLSPADLRKEGSAYDLPIAIGIMVSSNLIKADDLDQYIIMGELSLDGTLQPIKGALPIAIKARQEGFKGFILPKANAREAAIVNDLKVYGVDNISEVIQFFDKGVDLEETIVDTRDEFFQALEHPEFDFSDVKGQESIKRCMEIAAAGGHNIILIGPPGAGKTMLAKRLPSILPPMTLQEALETTKIHSVAGRTLEKAGLMAQRPFRSPHHTISDVALVGGGAYPQPGEISLSHNGVLFLDELPEFKRGVLEVMRQPLEDREVTISRAKFTITYPSSFMLVASMNPSPSGYFNDPSAPVQSSPAEMQRYLSKVSGPLLDRIDIHIEVTPVPFEKLTEDRPAEKSTVIRERVTAARNVQTARFRESEKTHYNAQMGTKEIRKYCALDDASKDLLKNAMERLNLSARAYDRILKVARTIADLDQSEHVTGTHIAEAIQYRSLDRDGWLA from the coding sequence ATGTTGACTAAAGTTTACGGCAGTGCCGTTTTTGGTGTAGAAGCACAGACAATTACGGTCGAAGTAAACGCGGCCACTGGGATAGGGTATCATCTCGTTGGGTTGCCCGATAAAGCGATAAGCGAAAGTTCCTATAGAATAGCTGCAGCATTGACTAACGTGGGTTATAAAATGCCCGGCAAGAAACTCATCATTAACCTATCACCTGCAGACTTGCGTAAAGAAGGTAGTGCCTATGATCTACCTATTGCCATAGGAATCATGGTGAGCTCGAATCTGATAAAAGCAGACGATCTGGATCAATACATTATTATGGGTGAACTATCACTTGATGGAACGCTACAGCCCATTAAAGGTGCTTTGCCTATTGCCATTAAAGCACGACAAGAAGGTTTTAAGGGGTTTATCCTTCCAAAAGCCAACGCCAGAGAAGCTGCGATTGTTAATGATCTAAAAGTGTATGGTGTCGATAACATCTCTGAAGTGATTCAGTTTTTTGACAAAGGCGTCGATCTGGAAGAAACCATTGTGGACACTCGTGATGAATTCTTTCAAGCATTGGAACATCCTGAATTTGATTTTAGCGATGTGAAAGGTCAAGAATCGATCAAACGTTGTATGGAAATTGCCGCGGCAGGTGGTCACAATATCATCTTGATTGGACCACCAGGAGCTGGAAAAACCATGCTGGCAAAGCGTCTGCCTTCCATCCTACCACCCATGACCTTACAGGAAGCGCTAGAAACCACAAAGATTCACAGCGTCGCAGGTAGAACGCTCGAGAAGGCTGGATTGATGGCGCAGCGCCCGTTTAGAAGTCCGCATCATACGATATCAGATGTAGCCTTAGTAGGCGGTGGAGCTTATCCGCAACCTGGAGAGATCTCTTTATCGCACAACGGCGTACTTTTTCTCGACGAACTACCAGAATTTAAAAGAGGCGTTTTGGAAGTCATGAGACAACCTCTTGAGGATCGCGAGGTGACCATTTCAAGAGCAAAATTTACGATTACCTATCCATCCAGTTTTATGTTGGTGGCGAGTATGAACCCAAGTCCAAGTGGTTATTTTAACGATCCCAGCGCACCGGTGCAAAGTAGCCCAGCCGAGATGCAACGCTACCTGAGCAAGGTTTCTGGGCCATTGTTGGATAGAATTGATATCCATATTGAGGTCACTCCAGTGCCCTTTGAAAAGCTTACCGAAGATCGCCCAGCAGAAAAATCGACCGTGATTAGAGAGCGTGTTACAGCGGCGAGAAATGTTCAAACGGCTCGCTTTCGCGAAAGCGAAAAAACCCATTACAATGCACAAATGGGAACAAAAGAGATAAGAAAATACTGTGCACTTGATGATGCAAGCAAAGATTTATTGAAAAATGCAATGGAACGCTTAAATTTGAGCGCTCGCGCGTACGATCGCATCTTGAAGGTGGCTAGAACCATCGCAGACCTGGATCAAAGCGAGCATGTGACCGGCACGCACATTGCCGAAGCCATACAGTACCGCAGCCTGGATCGTGATGGTTGGTTGGCATAA
- a CDS encoding S9 family peptidase — MRIIKLCCIAMIYIAFAKANSQEKLTYQQPSEEIMKLVDYDRPPSALIDEKAENMILLYRDTYKSIADLSEEEMRLGGLRINPKTNIGSRTTFYDKVAIQKVGSKEVKPVTGLPAKPKLSNVNWSPDESMIAMTHTTSNGTEVWVLDIATASARKLTDDTVNANMGNPIDWFEDGKSLIVKMLAENRQPLIDTSVAIPEGPTISTSDGSKAQNRTYQDLLKNPADEHNFEQLALSKLVKVNLDGTATDFLPGAMYTGVSFSPDGSHVMVSQLQKPFSYIVTYGRFPQKSTVYDAAGNLVTVVNEVPLIEEMPQGFMAEREGKRNMSWRADKPHTLMYAEVLDGGDPEREVPYRDVVYSWEAPFNEGTATELLKTKDRFSGILFGDENTAIAYDYWWNTRNTRTYVFDPSDNTVEPKVIFDRSYQDVYSDPGNFVTTKNEYGNSVLKLNGSNVYLMGDGYSDKGQFPFVDQMNLNAATTKRLYESAYTDKKETLVEALDMDKGKILVRIEGPTEYPNYYIRNIEKKNKLDQISFFENPFSGLQNVHKELITYKRDDGVDLSATLYLPPNYDMKKKEKLPMLVWAYPREYKDAASAGQNTQNPNEFIYPSYGSFVYWVMKGYAVLDDAAFPIIGEGDEEPNDTFIKQLVANGKAAIDAVDEMGYIDRNKVGVGGHSYGAFMTANLLAHSDLFAAGIARSGAYNRTLTPFGFQSEERNYWEAPDIYNTMSPFMNAEKVDEPILLVHGQADNNSGTYPLQSERYFNALKGLGATARLVMLPKESHGYAAKESILHVLWEQDQWLEKYVKNKPTTSNEMKTDAKMKG; from the coding sequence ATGAGAATAATAAAACTGTGTTGTATCGCGATGATTTATATCGCTTTCGCGAAAGCGAACTCACAAGAAAAACTTACCTATCAACAACCGTCTGAAGAAATAATGAAACTGGTGGACTATGATCGACCACCATCGGCACTCATTGACGAAAAGGCCGAAAACATGATACTGCTGTATCGGGATACCTACAAATCCATTGCAGATTTGTCTGAAGAAGAAATGCGATTGGGCGGTCTACGTATCAATCCTAAAACCAACATAGGTAGTCGTACCACATTTTATGACAAGGTTGCGATTCAAAAAGTAGGCTCTAAAGAAGTAAAACCGGTAACTGGATTGCCTGCAAAACCCAAACTCTCTAACGTGAACTGGTCGCCAGATGAATCCATGATCGCCATGACGCATACTACGTCTAATGGTACTGAAGTTTGGGTACTGGATATTGCAACGGCAAGTGCCCGTAAATTGACTGATGATACCGTGAATGCCAATATGGGTAACCCTATTGACTGGTTTGAGGACGGTAAATCTCTAATCGTAAAAATGCTGGCAGAAAATCGTCAACCTCTAATCGATACCAGTGTCGCCATTCCAGAAGGTCCTACGATCTCTACCAGTGATGGATCTAAAGCCCAGAATAGAACCTATCAGGATCTTTTGAAAAACCCGGCAGACGAGCACAATTTTGAGCAGCTTGCACTTAGCAAATTGGTTAAAGTAAACCTTGACGGCACCGCGACAGATTTCTTGCCAGGTGCTATGTACACAGGCGTGAGCTTTTCACCAGATGGTTCTCACGTGATGGTTTCCCAGTTACAAAAACCGTTTTCTTATATAGTAACTTATGGTAGATTCCCTCAAAAATCTACTGTTTATGATGCGGCTGGTAATCTTGTAACTGTGGTAAATGAAGTGCCACTCATAGAAGAGATGCCTCAAGGATTCATGGCAGAACGTGAAGGGAAACGCAACATGAGCTGGCGAGCAGATAAACCTCATACTTTGATGTATGCAGAGGTTCTAGATGGTGGCGATCCAGAAAGGGAAGTTCCTTATCGTGATGTTGTTTACAGTTGGGAAGCTCCATTTAATGAAGGCACAGCTACAGAGTTGCTTAAGACTAAAGACCGTTTTTCAGGAATTTTGTTTGGTGATGAGAATACAGCGATTGCTTATGATTATTGGTGGAATACAAGAAATACAAGAACCTATGTTTTTGATCCATCAGACAACACGGTTGAACCTAAGGTGATTTTTGACCGCAGTTATCAAGATGTGTATTCAGACCCTGGTAATTTTGTTACCACTAAAAATGAATACGGCAACAGTGTCCTAAAACTAAACGGCAGCAATGTTTATTTAATGGGCGATGGCTACAGTGATAAAGGCCAATTCCCATTTGTGGATCAAATGAACCTGAACGCGGCAACGACTAAACGTTTATATGAATCTGCTTATACAGATAAAAAGGAAACGCTGGTGGAGGCGCTGGATATGGATAAAGGAAAAATTCTGGTAAGAATTGAAGGTCCTACAGAATATCCCAATTACTACATACGCAACATTGAAAAGAAAAATAAACTGGATCAAATCAGCTTTTTTGAGAATCCATTTTCTGGATTGCAAAATGTCCATAAAGAGCTGATTACCTATAAACGTGATGATGGTGTGGACTTGAGTGCGACTCTTTATCTACCACCTAATTATGACATGAAGAAAAAGGAGAAGCTTCCTATGCTGGTATGGGCTTATCCTCGTGAATATAAGGATGCGGCCAGCGCTGGTCAAAACACCCAAAACCCTAACGAGTTTATCTATCCTAGCTATGGTAGTTTTGTGTACTGGGTCATGAAGGGCTATGCCGTGCTGGACGATGCTGCTTTCCCTATCATAGGTGAAGGAGATGAAGAGCCTAACGATACCTTTATCAAGCAATTAGTGGCAAACGGCAAAGCTGCCATTGATGCCGTGGACGAGATGGGTTACATCGATAGAAATAAAGTAGGAGTTGGTGGTCACAGCTATGGCGCCTTCATGACAGCAAACCTACTTGCGCACTCTGATTTATTTGCTGCTGGTATCGCGAGATCAGGAGCCTATAATCGAACCTTGACACCTTTTGGTTTCCAGAGTGAAGAACGCAATTACTGGGAAGCACCAGACATTTATAACACGATGTCACCATTCATGAATGCAGAAAAAGTGGATGAGCCTATTCTATTGGTGCATGGACAGGCAGACAACAATAGTGGTACCTATCCATTGCAAAGTGAACGTTATTTCAACGCTTTGAAGGGATTAGGAGCCACAGCAAGGTTAGTGATGCTACCTAAGGAAAGCCATGGTTATGCGGCAAAAGAGTCAATTCTTCACGTGTTATGGGAGCAAGATCAGTGGCTTGAAAAATATGTCAAGAACAAGCCCACAACTTCCAACGAAATGAAAACAGATGCCAAGATGAAGGGCTAA
- a CDS encoding DUF4268 domain-containing protein produces MRFFHESRIFYDLAFAKANSFKGKVVFLPLMFSKEEAKQVRQDFWTFFGKRFQRKWTLYNTKIKDVVLKFSMEDHCAMVSIDIEHDDEIFRHYYFEKFESFKSVMREEVSDDLIFERDYLLESGKVISRIFVFMENVKITRKTDWPDVYEFFYENMDKLEAFFWEYKDFIED; encoded by the coding sequence ATGCGGTTCTTTCATGAGAGCCGCATTTTTTATGATCTCGCTTTCGCGAAAGCGAACTCCTTCAAGGGCAAGGTTGTATTTTTGCCGCTTATGTTTTCAAAGGAAGAAGCAAAACAGGTACGTCAGGATTTTTGGACGTTTTTCGGTAAGAGATTCCAGCGCAAGTGGACGTTGTACAATACCAAAATTAAGGATGTTGTCCTCAAGTTTTCTATGGAAGACCATTGTGCGATGGTTTCTATCGATATAGAGCACGACGATGAGATTTTTAGGCACTACTATTTTGAGAAGTTTGAGAGCTTCAAATCGGTTATGCGGGAAGAAGTAAGTGACGACCTGATTTTTGAGCGCGATTACCTTTTAGAATCGGGTAAAGTGATCTCTAGAATCTTTGTTTTTATGGAAAATGTCAAGATTACCAGAAAAACTGACTGGCCAGACGTGTATGAATTCTTTTATGAGAATATGGATAAATTGGAAGCCTTTTTCTGGGAATACAAAGACTTTATAGAAGATTGA